The sequence CAACCGAATCCTGAGCTAACTCCCGACCAATATCTTTTGCCATTTCTGAGGCTTTTTCCCACGAACGCATTCCGTCGTCGTCATCAGCCTCACCATCAACAATATCCCATCCACCTCCGGAAGACCCAAGAATAACAGCTCGAGCCTGATTCAAGAGATCAACAGGCTTCAAACGATCAATGATTTGTTCAAGTTTTTTTCTAACATCTTCACGCATGCCTTTACCATCGAACCTGAGTGTAGCCTTGAATGCCATCCATCCCTCTAACCAAGGCCGGTCTGTGGCCAATGTACTTGCTGCTTTATCGAGAACATCCTGGCAAGGCTGAATAATCCATAATTCACGAACATGCCGAGCAAGAATTTCACGCGCATCGTCGAGGTATTGTTCAAGTTCGATAGCAAGTAAAATCGCCGCTTCATACCAATCCCAAATATTTTTGTTGATTTTAGGACTCCAGCCCCAATCACGCGATCGTGCGCCAAAATCAAAACTGTACTTTGAAGAGAACCGATGCGCCTTTAGATGTGCATTAAGTGCAAATGAAGCGCTTCGCTTCAATTCGACATCTCCCGATAACGCAAGTTCTTTAATCGCTTGACGACGTTGTTCAGGTTTAGCCTGAGTTCCAGACAAATAAAGTTGAAACAGCTCAGAAAATGCTGAACGTGCGGAATTATTATTGAAATCATCTGGTTCTGCGGCAACAAAGCGAGCTAAAAGCTGAACGGCAGATTTGAACATGTGTGCATCATATGCAAGAGATTTAATCAAGTGAATCCACTGCCAACGGACAGAACTCCCCGGTGCAATGATAAGATTAGCCCTTGGGCCTTTGAGTTCCTGCTCCAGTTTCGCGAGCACTGCCTCTGGCGCGACAGGAGCAATGTTTGTTATGACATGGAAACCTTGCTCACCAAGCCCAAACTGGTCGCCTAATGCCCCATCAGGGTTTAACCAACGAGCAACCAGGCTCTGCACCTCACGTGAATCATGCAGATAACCCAATCTGCGAGACATCGATTTCAGCATTCTTGGGGTCAGTGTCGAGCAAAATCGATCAACGTCCGAAGGAGGAATACGTTTAAGCGCGGACGAAGCCAACGGATTGGCAATCGCCTGTGGCAGCACGGCTCGCCAGCAACTACGAGCTTGTACGACACCTCGACCTCGCAACTCCACTAATGCACCATAGAGTTCTGATGCTCCGAAACCCAGAAGTCTCCCAACAAGAGCAAGTTCTCCCTCCGCTTCTGTGTTTTCACCATCGATTGAATAGAGAAGAGAAAGAATCTCAGCAGCACGAAGTAATGGTCGATCGTTCTGATTCCGTTGCCAGAATATGCGTTCAAATAATTCTTTGCTGTTCAGACTGCCAAGCGTTTCGCCTTTGCCCAAAGTCTGGGCAAGAGCACGCGCTACACGGAAATTACCATCACTGAATTCAGCTATTTTTTTTCGGTCAATCTGAGAAATATCGGGAAATAATTGCCCAAGCCATTGAGCGACAAGATCCGGGTCGGTCGACTGCAGACGAAATACTTCTGTTTGCTCGGGTTCATCCTCACGAACATCATATTCGACAGTGATGAGGCTCACCTTGCTATCATTGACCGTGCACAGCTTAACAAGATCAGTGTGTATCTTGGGATTGCAGTTGTCAACAATGAGAATTACCCGTTGCCCATTCTGAACAAGATTTCTTGCCATTTCATGAGCTGTTGGCTCAATGCCTTCTTCTGAAAAGTCTGTATACAGGGCAATACTCGAATCAAGCGCATCTTCACCAACAGTATCCTCGAAAAGCGCCTGGATTAAACGAGTCTTTCCCAAACCGGAAAGCCCTATGAGCCGGATACACTGCCTGTGAATTCGCAATGCGGCACGCAACCGATTGATTCCCTCCAATATGGGAAGTTGCTCACGTTCGGGAGAACGCTCATCGATCAAGCATGCTTTTTCGTTGAAAAGATAGGGTTTGGTTTTGCCGCCACTGCCTTCGCAGCAATCTGTAATATTGATCCATCCGGTAATCGGACGACCAACGCGAGATCGAACCCAGGTGGCTACTCCCGGATATTCGTTAACCCAATCAGCAAGACGGTCACGATCATAGAAATCTGAATGTAATTGCTCCGCATTCGGTAAATCATGCAATGCATCTCGTATTGCATGTCTGCGATCGTTTAGCGCCTTGTCTGCAACTGAGCCTTGTACACTGACGATGATATAGGAACCTGAAACATCTGCCAGTTCCCGTATCACATCGCGAAGTTCATTATTGGGGCGCATTTCTTCGCGAATGGCGCTTGCTGGCATGTCAGGCTTCTTTACCTGAAAACCGGTTTGTTGACGCTTGATAAAATCGGGTTGCTGAATAGTTATCGGACAATCGATACGTACATCGATCCCGCCATCCGGAGCATCCTGATTTCCTCCAGCAATCACCGACGATATCGGACAACCTTGACCGCGAAGCTCCGCTATAGCTAATTTCTTGACCAGCTCACGCAAGTCAGCGTCGCCTAAATTCCCGATATCGATGCCGGTTACTTCAAACATAAGTTAATGCTGGATATTGCCGTCCCTGAAGCCTTCCAGTGATTCCAGTAATATTAAGCCCGCGATGATTCTGCACTTCTGATTCCATAACGAATCGGTTACAACAACGGTCAAAAAGCCTTTGGAACGCCCTCGACGTCCACTACCGAGATACGTCAAAAACCATTAGGTTCTGAAGGTGTAATCACAAGAAGAATATTTTATACCGTTTACAATGCGAGAACTCATCCAAGCAGTATCCTGGCATGGCGGAGCATCTCGAAGGTATTTGTCCATGGCACACCAAAAGCCTCACAAATAATCGGTATAGGTATTTTTTTCTTCGTGGCCGGGTTGGCGCTCTCAAGCGTGACAACTACACAGCGATTGACAAGCGCATAGGCAACAAGCCATGGATCAGCATGCTCGTAACGCGCGAAATCCTGTTTCACTGCTGAGGTATAGCCGTTCTGCTCCTGAGACCAGGTTATGATTTCGATATACTTCTCTAAAACCTCGGGAGTTCCGGTTTCGAAAAAATATTGTGCAAAAGTGTGATTGACCCATGAAACCAGTTCATCGTTACCCCTGTTGATTTCGGCATGCACTCTGTCAATACTTCTGAGGTCGCCATCTCCTGCTTTTCGGTCTAAAGCCAACCAGAAGCCGGGGGCAATATCGAAGGCGTAATACTGGCGCGCGGCGGTCATCAGGACGTTTGAATCGAGAAGAAAAGATTGACCGGAGTTCATACGCTTCTCCCGAATATCTTTTTTGCGTATTCCTGGAAAGTATTCTTCTTCAGGCCTGTCAACCGCCATGCATCTGTATACAGGGTCGTTCCAGCCTGGACCGATCGGGTCAGCAAATTGCCGAACCTGTTACCTATACGAAGGTTTAGATTGGCATAATAATTACCCCCAGAGTCATCTTCAGCTTTTTTATGAGCAATCCTGAGTTCATTTTGCTGCCATTCGTTGTAGAATCTGAAGAATTCTGTTCGAGCAATAAACCCCATATCAAGCAGCCGCCGTGCCGCTACGATTTCACTGACCTTGAAGCGTTTAGCAAGTAACTGAAAAAGGTTATCTCTCCCACGAACCTGCGGCCAGACTTCTGCAAGAACGACCGAAGGGACAAGAAATTCTGCCGCTATGAGGTTGCAGGCCCGTTCGTTATCATTGTCTGCCGGCTGCAAATCCCGTAAATCGAAGGCGGCGCTGACGCCAAGCCAGATGTGGGCAAGCTCATGCGCAAGAGTGAACATTCGGGCAGCTTTTCCATCTGCACCATTGAGGAACACAAGCGGGGCATAGTCGTCAACAAGCACAAAACCGCGGAATTCCTGCGGATCGAGTTTCCGATGCGTGTTGTTCTCGACAATCCCGTTGGACATGACCAGGATACCTGCATTTTCTACCTTTGCAACCAAGGCTCTCAAAGCCTCACCCCAGTTTGGCTGAGTTGCTGCCCAGTTCTCGCCAATATCAAGAACACCCCTGATATTTCTGGCAACCGCAGCAGGATCAGTGTCAATCCCGCGAGAACCAACAAATGGCAGGCGGTCATGCCCTTCAGCGATGAGATACTCTCTCATCCAGACC comes from Chlorobium limicola DSM 245 and encodes:
- a CDS encoding DUF4411 family protein, whose product is MNSGQSFLLDSNVLMTAARQYYAFDIAPGFWLALDRKAGDGDLRSIDRVHAEINRGNDELVSWVNHTFAQYFFETGTPEVLEKYIEIITWSQEQNGYTSAVKQDFARYEHADPWLVAYALVNRCVVVTLESANPATKKKIPIPIICEAFGVPWTNTFEMLRHARILLG
- a CDS encoding ImmA/IrrE family metallo-endopeptidase; protein product: MKVAVNAHVLEWALDRSRRRESLERKFPKLSGWRDGDALPTIRQLQDFSKAAAVPFGYLLLQNPPVEQLPVANFRTVSAESGSGLSPELIDTIQAMQRRQVWMREYLIAEGHDRLPFVGSRGIDTDPAAVARNIRGVLDIGENWAATQPNWGEALRALVAKVENAGILVMSNGIVENNTHRKLDPQEFRGFVLVDDYAPLVFLNGADGKAARMFTLAHELAHIWLGVSAAFDLRDLQPADNDNERACNLIAAEFLVPSVVLAEVWPQVRGRDNLFQLLAKRFKVSEIVAARRLLDMGFIARTEFFRFYNEWQQNELRIAHKKAEDDSGGNYYANLNLRIGNRFGNLLTRSVQAGTTLYTDAWRLTGLKKNTFQEYAKKIFGRSV